A section of the Roseivirga sp. BDSF3-8 genome encodes:
- a CDS encoding DUF6734 family protein, whose amino-acid sequence MSYKIIQSFWTKPFFQNKAESAEHRLKGGWPSEKYNYLSWAFSCLQLKKFYNQVELYTDDYGKYLLIDQLQLPYDKVSTRLNDLDEYGTDLWAIGKVYTYSLQKEPFIHVDGDVFLWEKLPHHLDNAPLVSQNIENEPRLYGDMMKSIIESFDDIPEELLAVDVSQQSIYAINAGVIGGFDIAFFQDYTKKIFAFIEKNKESISGINSGLFNCVYEQLLFYMMATLRDIDIACVYPGIKTIPEVIKTFRLAGHATNYVHTFGINKKDKFSYPFLEDYMKQLYPEYLERIENQLLTYEL is encoded by the coding sequence ATGTCATATAAAATAATTCAAAGCTTCTGGACTAAGCCGTTCTTTCAGAATAAAGCTGAAAGTGCTGAACATCGCTTAAAAGGAGGCTGGCCTTCAGAAAAATATAATTATCTGAGCTGGGCTTTTAGCTGCCTTCAGCTAAAGAAATTCTATAACCAGGTAGAGCTGTATACGGACGATTATGGCAAATATCTTTTGATAGATCAACTACAGTTACCCTATGATAAGGTATCTACCAGGCTAAACGATTTGGATGAGTATGGAACGGATCTTTGGGCTATAGGAAAAGTCTATACCTACAGCTTACAAAAGGAGCCTTTTATCCATGTGGATGGGGATGTTTTTTTATGGGAAAAATTGCCGCATCATCTGGATAATGCCCCTCTGGTTTCTCAGAATATAGAAAATGAGCCGAGACTATATGGGGATATGATGAAGAGCATCATAGAGTCCTTCGATGATATTCCCGAAGAATTACTGGCCGTAGATGTGAGCCAGCAAAGCATTTATGCGATTAATGCAGGTGTAATCGGAGGATTTGACATAGCCTTTTTTCAGGATTATACTAAGAAGATATTTGCCTTCATAGAAAAGAATAAGGAGAGTATTTCAGGTATTAATTCCGGTTTATTCAACTGCGTGTATGAGCAGTTATTATTTTATATGATGGCCACTCTGAGGGATATTGATATTGCCTGTGTGTATCCCGGTATAAAAACTATTCCTGAAGTAATTAAGACATTCAGGCTTGCCGGTCATGCCACTAACTATGTGCACACCTTTGGCATCAATAAGAAGGACAAGTTCTCCTATCCGTTTCTGGAGGATTACATGAAGCAGTTGTATCCTGAATACCTAGAAAGAATTGAAAACCAGCTATTGACTTACGAATTATAA
- a CDS encoding glycosyltransferase family 9 protein — translation MYELNFSSVQSSNEVKLKPEEVRKVILVIDLKNFGIGDSVVAFGKLRALQSFLYNARIEVYTNKFHYAILKNNPCVEDIHLDDDDLSYDVYDLILLFSDKEEDYKEYFQQKAGDNMSRVLSLYGYSEVFPTYIDFLAYSESDDFQENHKQFKQEMYISEEEKAESDKWFREAGVADHEKVVVFLDTSSGKEKILPTTVLIEMVKYFKAFPNTKVLIFDERNSGKEEFYKEYLQADFTDDIMFCTNPSLRKNINLLSSDFVKVIFGPCTGLLHCAAGAYEIFKYTGRGFEDIPVMIAYFGTAVAGFETNEWDWWGHSLVDAIYNTMGMSGQKEIKKLEGYHYDCLRCSEFETDMLTNYLEKHYGERFKALNL, via the coding sequence ATGTACGAATTAAACTTTAGTAGTGTACAATCAAGTAACGAAGTTAAACTAAAGCCGGAAGAGGTAAGAAAAGTAATTCTGGTAATCGATCTTAAGAATTTCGGGATAGGTGATTCGGTAGTTGCCTTTGGGAAATTACGTGCACTGCAGTCTTTCCTCTATAATGCGCGGATTGAAGTTTATACCAATAAATTTCATTATGCCATACTGAAAAATAACCCATGTGTAGAGGATATTCATTTAGACGATGATGATCTGAGTTATGATGTATATGATCTGATACTCCTGTTTTCGGATAAGGAGGAGGATTACAAAGAATATTTTCAGCAAAAGGCGGGGGACAATATGTCCAGGGTATTGTCTCTGTATGGCTATAGCGAGGTGTTTCCTACCTACATTGATTTCCTTGCTTATTCTGAAAGTGATGACTTTCAGGAAAATCACAAGCAGTTTAAGCAGGAAATGTACATTTCTGAAGAGGAAAAGGCAGAGAGCGATAAGTGGTTTAGGGAAGCAGGAGTGGCTGACCATGAAAAAGTAGTGGTCTTTCTTGATACCAGTTCCGGCAAGGAGAAAATACTTCCAACTACTGTATTAATTGAAATGGTAAAGTACTTCAAGGCTTTTCCAAATACCAAAGTTCTCATCTTTGATGAGCGTAACAGTGGAAAGGAGGAATTCTATAAAGAGTACCTCCAGGCAGATTTCACTGATGATATTATGTTTTGCACTAACCCTTCCTTAAGGAAGAATATCAATTTGCTCAGCAGTGATTTTGTCAAAGTCATATTCGGACCTTGTACGGGCTTACTTCACTGTGCGGCCGGAGCATACGAAATATTTAAGTACACCGGCAGAGGCTTTGAAGACATACCTGTCATGATCGCATACTTTGGTACGGCGGTAGCAGGTTTTGAAACAAATGAATGGGATTGGTGGGGGCACTCCCTCGTAGATGCCATTTATAATACGATGGGAATGTCTGGTCAAAAGGAGATAAAAAAGCTGGAAGGGTATCATTATGACTGCCTTCGCTGTAGTGAGTTTGAAACAGATATGCTTACTAATTATCTCGAAAAACACTATGGCGAGCGTTTCAAAGCGCTTAATCTGTAA
- a CDS encoding cyclic peptide export ABC transporter, translated as MLKVLKIFQKQSKLFYFSIIMLGLINSLIYSSLLILINNTVSGESLPFYPEYDWLIFVFLIGFSFVTTKIFQNYMVRISNDILYDLELSIVDKVRHSNFENFEKLGSQYIYTSISDTRKLAQLPDAFINLINSSLIIICGLAYLHYISFWAGLCVLGILVALFMFYAVRNSSIERELNSVRDLHDKYYGYLKELLYGFKQMKMSKQRNDNIYHSFLRANRLKGKEKSIRASQKYVDNELTGTYSWYVVLGAVMFLLPNIAAFDKELTSMFIMVILFLMTPVANLVMFLPFYTDVKIALERIYRLDRKLPMEKLESGESQETDKSFRYNTITLNNVVYSYKDEEDRLFTVGPLNIELNKGQTVFITGGNGAGKSTFINIITGLYKPQSGTMLVDGEELSDDSFQAYRDQISTIFTDHQLFDENYDKFELSDSNNILAEYIELMRLQDKLSFDEENNSIKNKLSKGQQKRLALIYELLSDKPLLVLDEWAAEQDPQFRAYFYQTLLPHFKSMGKTVIAVTHDDEYFNCADRVVKFNFGNITHDEVKVAEKEMTGIQ; from the coding sequence ATGCTTAAAGTTTTAAAAATCTTTCAAAAACAGTCTAAACTGTTTTACTTCTCCATTATCATGCTTGGGCTAATAAATAGTTTGATTTATAGCTCATTACTGATATTGATCAATAATACGGTCAGTGGAGAGTCACTGCCTTTTTACCCTGAGTACGATTGGTTGATCTTTGTATTTCTCATAGGTTTTTCCTTTGTCACTACTAAGATTTTTCAAAACTACATGGTCCGGATATCTAATGATATTCTCTATGATCTGGAGTTGTCCATCGTAGATAAGGTAAGGCACTCCAATTTTGAGAACTTTGAAAAATTAGGGTCGCAATACATCTATACCTCTATCAGCGATACGCGGAAGTTAGCTCAGTTGCCTGATGCTTTCATTAACCTGATAAACTCCTCGCTGATCATTATCTGTGGCCTGGCTTACCTGCATTATATTTCCTTCTGGGCAGGTTTGTGTGTGCTGGGTATACTGGTGGCCCTGTTTATGTTCTATGCAGTGCGCAATAGCAGCATTGAAAGAGAGCTGAACTCTGTACGTGATCTGCATGATAAATACTACGGATACCTGAAAGAGCTCCTTTATGGCTTTAAGCAAATGAAGATGAGCAAGCAGAGGAATGACAATATTTACCACTCCTTTCTACGCGCAAACAGGCTTAAGGGTAAAGAGAAAAGTATCCGTGCTTCACAGAAGTACGTGGACAATGAGCTTACCGGCACATATAGCTGGTACGTTGTACTGGGTGCGGTCATGTTTTTGCTGCCGAATATTGCTGCCTTTGATAAGGAGCTAACCTCTATGTTCATTATGGTTATCCTATTTCTGATGACCCCAGTGGCCAATCTGGTTATGTTCCTGCCCTTTTACACGGATGTGAAGATCGCCCTGGAGCGGATATACAGACTGGACAGGAAGCTACCAATGGAAAAGCTGGAATCCGGTGAAAGCCAGGAGACAGACAAAAGCTTTAGGTATAATACCATTACTCTGAATAATGTGGTCTATTCCTATAAGGATGAAGAAGACAGGTTATTTACTGTTGGGCCTTTGAATATTGAGCTGAACAAAGGACAGACAGTCTTTATTACCGGAGGTAACGGAGCGGGTAAATCTACCTTCATCAATATTATCACCGGGTTGTATAAACCGCAATCCGGCACCATGCTGGTAGACGGTGAGGAGTTGTCAGATGATAGCTTCCAGGCCTACCGTGATCAGATATCTACCATCTTCACAGATCATCAGCTTTTCGACGAAAACTACGATAAGTTTGAGCTGTCGGATTCCAATAACATCCTCGCCGAATACATTGAACTGATGAGGCTTCAGGATAAACTAAGCTTTGACGAGGAGAACAACAGCATAAAGAATAAGCTATCGAAGGGGCAGCAAAAACGGTTAGCACTGATCTATGAGCTGCTATCAGACAAACCCTTGCTTGTATTGGACGAATGGGCTGCAGAACAGGATCCTCAATTCAGGGCATACTTCTACCAGACGTTACTTCCTCACTTTAAAAGCATGGGTAAGACGGTCATTGCCGTTACGCACGATGATGAATATTTTAACTGTGCTGACAGGGTAGTGAAGTTTAATTTTGGAAATATTACCCATGATGAAGTGAAGGTAGCTGAGAAAGAAATGACAGGCATACAATAA